Below is a window of Halanaerobiales bacterium DNA.
ATATTATACCATAAAGAGGGAGGTTAAACAAACATATGTTTTTTATTTTTAGAATATTAAATACCTAAACATAATACTTAAAATTCAAAACCGTCTTCTCTTTCCTCGGGGCAAGCCCACGAGGTTTGCGAGCAGACTTTCACTCTATCACTACCTCTATTAATATTATAATTATTTATTTTTTATATAACCAGTAATAAAATAATACATTGATCCAATAAAAACCCATACTAATAAAGCATAAAATATCATAGGATCCTCAAACATTGATACAATTGATAGTACTAAAGCTGAAATAATTGTTATAAAAACAATAAGATATAAAATAGAAGCAGGTAACTCCATTTGAGCTTCTGAAATCTTTTCAGGATTATTTAATTTAATCTTTAAAGCAGCTATAGCAATAAGGGCCATAGATATAAGAGTTACTATTGAAGTTAAAGTTCCAATATAAAGAATTGTCATATCCAATAACAATAACAAACTGGACATTATAAACATAATAACCAGGGTAATTCCAGGTACCTGAGATTTATTTAATTTACTAAAAAATCCAGGTAAATAACCATCATCTGATAGACTGTATGCCAGTCGACTTGCTCCAGCAAAAATAGAGTTAATGGGCATAACTACCGCAATAATAGCACTTATTTTAATTAAGTTAGTTAGATAAGGATTGAAAAAAACTGAAGAAGCACCTACCAAATTAGGTTGATTGGCTTTAATAAAATCCCAGCCCAGACCACCTGAAAAAACCAAAGAAGTGGTGATATATAATGCCCCGATAATTATGGAAGCAATTATAATTGATAGGGGAATATTCTTATGTGGATTTTTTATTTCATCACCAATTTCAGCAACAAAGTACATTCCTGAATAGGCAAAAAATGCCGTCATCGAACCTCTTATTAAAGAAGTTGTTCCTGCTTTAAATGGATTAAGTAAATTATTTATATCAATCTTAAAAATCCCCAGAGTTGTAAATATAATTAAACCTAAGGTAACAATAGATACTAAAACTCTCTGCACTCTTTCTGTAGTCTGAATACCAAACCAGTTTATTATAAAAAATATAAATAAAAGTCCTATTCCAATGATTTTATTATTAATTCCAAAAGGTGTATTTACATATTCAGTAAAACCAGTTGCCATTAAAGTTAAACCGTAAAATCCGGTAATTAATCTTAACCAGCCGATTATAAAGCCAGTATAATCACTAAAAAACATTTTTGCATATTTATATGTACCTGCTGTAACCGGGTAAATAGTGGCAATCTGAGCAAAACAGAGTGATGAAGATACAGCTACAACTAAAGCAATAAAATAACTAATAAATAACCCCGGGCCAACTTCAAC
It encodes the following:
- a CDS encoding APC family permease; the protein is MIGAVFMIIGTVIGAGIYILIGSLAVEVGPGLFISYFIALVVAVSSSLCFAQIATIYPVTAGTYKYAKMFFSDYTGFIIGWLRLITGFYGLTLMATGFTEYVNTPFGINNKIIGIGLLFIFFIINWFGIQTTERVQRVLVSIVTLGLIIFTTLGIFKIDINNLLNPFKAGTTSLIRGSMTAFFAYSGMYFVAEIGDEIKNPHKNIPLSIIIASIIIGALYITTSLVFSGGLGWDFIKANQPNLVGASSVFFNPYLTNLIKISAIIAVVMPINSIFAGASRLAYSLSDDGYLPGFFSKLNKSQVPGITLVIMFIMSSLLLLLDMTILYIGTLTSIVTLISMALIAIAALKIKLNNPEKISEAQMELPASILYLIVFITIISALVLSIVSMFEDPMIFYALLVWVFIGSMYYFITGYIKNK